Proteins encoded in a region of the Coleofasciculus chthonoplastes PCC 7420 genome:
- a CDS encoding NAD(P)/FAD-dependent oxidoreductase: MRKFDVVVVGAGPAGGQCARWLAKSGYQVLLVEQHETFEKNNFSSAATPLETLEKFDLPEDVVGSFWHNLVIVTTNLTRNWDAPQTLGAVLNFAKLKQFLADEVKSCGGEVWLGCRYVRYVQTDGETRVELKPRGREPITVKTQVLVDATGPARAVMYPKESEKPAFFKPSGIEYLIEVSDNDYDKYAHSLWFFLGHKWMPKGYSWIFPMEKPRLKVGAASYRLDHKIIKHTESIRYYIDLLIHEHIRAKDYRIIDTHGSTLHYSSGLRDIYYRDNIIAIGDAVSMVNLLGGEGIRHAMHCAEIAGKHIQQYLKGQSASFQEYQKELYQKFYRTWNLSEKICKQRYLIESDEKIDEGVSYLTPLDTQEMMDIVFYYKFNKLSKSLIVYLIRKIRSWWKAKYVMKYKS, translated from the coding sequence ATGCGAAAATTCGATGTTGTCGTAGTCGGTGCAGGTCCAGCTGGGGGACAATGTGCAAGGTGGTTAGCGAAATCCGGTTATCAGGTTTTGTTGGTCGAGCAGCATGAAACCTTTGAGAAAAATAATTTTTCCAGTGCGGCTACGCCATTAGAAACCTTAGAAAAATTTGACTTACCGGAGGATGTTGTCGGTAGTTTTTGGCATAATTTGGTGATTGTCACCACCAATTTAACCCGAAATTGGGATGCTCCGCAAACCTTAGGCGCTGTCTTAAATTTCGCCAAGTTGAAACAATTTCTGGCTGATGAAGTTAAATCTTGTGGCGGCGAGGTTTGGCTGGGATGTCGATATGTGAGATATGTCCAAACAGACGGTGAGACGCGGGTTGAACTGAAGCCGCGAGGGAGGGAACCAATTACTGTTAAAACCCAGGTGCTAGTCGATGCTACAGGACCCGCTAGAGCGGTTATGTATCCTAAGGAAAGCGAGAAACCTGCGTTTTTCAAGCCCTCTGGGATTGAATATTTAATTGAAGTCTCAGATAATGATTATGATAAATATGCCCATTCCCTCTGGTTTTTCTTAGGACATAAATGGATGCCAAAAGGCTATTCTTGGATATTTCCCATGGAGAAGCCTCGGTTAAAGGTAGGCGCAGCATCGTATCGATTGGATCATAAAATTATTAAGCATACGGAATCGATTCGATATTATATTGATTTACTGATTCACGAGCATATACGAGCCAAAGACTATAGGATAATCGATACTCATGGGTCAACGCTGCACTATTCCAGTGGACTGAGGGATATTTACTATCGCGATAATATTATTGCCATTGGAGATGCCGTATCCATGGTAAACCTTTTGGGCGGTGAAGGAATTCGCCATGCCATGCATTGTGCCGAAATCGCGGGCAAGCATATTCAGCAGTATTTAAAGGGTCAATCAGCCAGTTTTCAGGAGTATCAAAAAGAACTTTATCAGAAATTCTACCGAACTTGGAATTTATCTGAAAAAATTTGCAAGCAACGTTATTTAATCGAAAGCGACGAAAAAATTGATGAAGGTGTATCTTACCTGACGCCTCTCGACACTCAAGAGATGATGGATATTGTGTTTTACTATAAATTTAATAAACTGTCCAAGAGTTTAATCGTTTACCTGATCCGAAAAATTCGCTCCTGGTGGAAAGCAAAATATGTGATGAAGTATAAATCATGA
- a CDS encoding TetR/AcrR family transcriptional regulator: MKPSKREQIAQAAMQLFIQHGYRETSMDQIAAEADVSKHTIYNHFQSKEGLFIELVEQFICEQFQPDFNFNLSDKPAVGLRRFAEAFLAKLNNPEYAAFLRLLIAESHHFPNLAQLFIRQVIGEERHSLKQYFESHPDWHIRDPELTAYIFLSSMSSLVLFQEVMQGKSILSIEQDRLIDQLVDLVLSNSAVQILSPP, encoded by the coding sequence ATGAAACCATCTAAACGCGAGCAAATTGCCCAAGCCGCTATGCAACTTTTCATCCAGCATGGCTATAGGGAAACCAGTATGGATCAGATCGCCGCTGAAGCAGACGTATCTAAGCATACCATTTACAATCATTTTCAATCGAAAGAAGGATTGTTTATTGAATTGGTGGAACAGTTCATCTGTGAGCAGTTTCAGCCTGATTTTAATTTTAACCTGTCGGATAAGCCAGCCGTAGGGTTACGAAGATTTGCAGAGGCATTTCTAGCGAAACTGAATAATCCAGAGTACGCGGCGTTTCTACGTTTATTGATTGCCGAATCACATCATTTTCCAAACTTAGCACAATTGTTTATCCGTCAGGTTATTGGGGAAGAACGTCATAGTCTGAAGCAGTATTTTGAATCCCATCCAGACTGGCACATTCGTGATCCGGAGTTGACGGCTTATATTTTTTTGAGTTCTATGTCTTCCTTGGTACTTTTTCAAGAGGTTATGCAAGGAAAGTCAATTTTGTCAATCGAACAAGACCGTTTAATTGACCAGTTAGTTGACTTGGTTTTATCGAACTCGGCGGTTCAAATTTTATCACCGCCCTGA